The Acinetobacter pittii genome contains a region encoding:
- a CDS encoding CoA-acylating methylmalonate-semialdehyde dehydrogenase: MTNGLEDFSYEEVSTENSTHSEQAKKVLGHFIQGRIVSKTARKQPVYNPATGEISKEVEIADAQTVNEAVQVAEQAFPAWRDTPVIKRARVMFKFKQLLEQNAEKICALIGQEHGKISHDAQGELQRGIENVEYACGAPELLKGEYSKNVGPDIDSWSEFQPLGVVAGITPFNFPAMVALWMFPMALVCGNCFILKPSEKAPSVVLYLAELLKQAGLPDGVFNVVNGDKEAVDALLHHPRIQAISFVGSTPIAEYIYRTATSTGKRCQALGGAKNHAIIMPDADIDNVVASLLGAAFGSSGERCMALSVAVAIGDEVADVVIDKLTQEMKKLKFGNYADASNDFGPLITQAHKDKVQAYIQSAEQQGAKIVVDGRDAKPTGYEKGFFVGPTLIDQVTPNMTSYQQEIFGPVLQVMRVNTMQEAMQLINDHEYGNGTCIYTRDGEAARYFSSHIQVGMVGINVPLPVPVAYHSFGGWKRSLFGDLHAYGPDGVRFYTRRKTITQRWPSAQVREAKQFSMPTLN; encoded by the coding sequence ATGACAAATGGCCTAGAAGATTTTAGCTATGAAGAAGTTTCAACTGAAAATAGTACGCATAGTGAACAAGCCAAAAAAGTGCTAGGGCATTTCATTCAAGGAAGAATTGTATCTAAAACGGCAAGAAAACAGCCAGTTTACAATCCTGCGACGGGTGAAATTAGTAAAGAAGTCGAAATTGCAGATGCTCAAACGGTAAATGAAGCAGTTCAGGTAGCCGAGCAAGCATTTCCTGCATGGCGCGATACACCAGTCATTAAACGTGCGCGTGTCATGTTTAAGTTCAAACAATTATTAGAGCAAAATGCCGAAAAGATTTGTGCTTTGATTGGGCAAGAGCACGGTAAAATTTCTCATGATGCTCAAGGCGAATTACAACGTGGTATTGAAAATGTTGAATATGCTTGCGGCGCACCAGAGCTTTTAAAAGGGGAATATTCAAAAAATGTTGGTCCAGATATCGACTCATGGAGCGAGTTCCAACCGTTAGGTGTTGTCGCTGGGATCACACCGTTTAACTTCCCGGCCATGGTAGCTTTATGGATGTTCCCAATGGCACTGGTCTGCGGTAACTGCTTTATTTTAAAACCTTCTGAAAAAGCGCCTTCTGTGGTTTTATACCTTGCAGAATTATTAAAACAAGCGGGTTTACCTGACGGCGTGTTTAATGTGGTGAATGGTGACAAAGAAGCGGTAGATGCCTTATTGCATCATCCTCGTATTCAGGCGATTAGCTTTGTGGGTTCAACACCAATTGCTGAATATATTTACCGTACTGCAACATCCACGGGTAAACGTTGCCAAGCATTAGGTGGGGCAAAAAATCATGCGATTATTATGCCGGATGCCGATATTGATAACGTAGTAGCTTCATTGTTAGGCGCAGCTTTTGGTTCTTCAGGTGAACGTTGTATGGCACTCTCGGTAGCAGTAGCCATTGGTGACGAAGTTGCTGATGTCGTGATTGATAAGCTAACTCAAGAAATGAAAAAATTGAAGTTCGGCAACTATGCAGATGCAAGCAACGACTTTGGGCCACTTATTACCCAAGCACATAAAGACAAGGTACAAGCCTATATTCAAAGTGCAGAACAACAAGGCGCAAAAATTGTGGTTGATGGTCGTGATGCAAAACCGACAGGTTACGAAAAAGGTTTCTTTGTTGGACCAACTTTAATTGATCAAGTCACACCAAACATGACCAGCTACCAGCAAGAGATTTTTGGTCCTGTGTTGCAAGTTATGCGTGTGAATACTATGCAAGAAGCCATGCAACTCATTAATGACCATGAATATGGTAACGGTACTTGTATCTATACCCGTGATGGGGAAGCAGCACGTTATTTTAGCAGTCATATTCAAGTTGGTATGGTGGGTATTAATGTGCCCTTACCGGTACCTGTTGCTTATCATAGTTTTGGTGGTTGGAAGCGTTCATTGTTTGGTGATTTACATGCTTATGGTCCAGATGGTGTCCGTTTCTACACACGCCGTAAAACTATTACGCAACGTTGGCCGTCTGCTCAGGTCCGTGAAGCAAAACAATTTTCAATGCCAACTTTAAATTAA
- a CDS encoding amino acid permease yields MNNDTTKKLGEGLSNRHITMISIGGVIGAGLFVGSSSAIAKAGPAVILAYLITSIMVFLVMRMLGEMAVLEPDTGSFSTYARKAIGPWAGFTIGWLYWWFWVLAIPVEAIAGAEILHSWFPNISVSIYAFCFIVFLSLANFFSTKSFGEFEFWFSLVKVVAIIGFIVIGILAISGIWPLAKNVSGVANLYNNAGFMPHGMGGILSAILITAFSFFGVEIVSIAAAESSNPKQKIRRATNLVLYRIILFFVVSMFIAVSLVDWRSPDLQKYGTFQYVLMSLNVPGTKLIIDTVVFIAVASCMNAAIYTSSRMLFRLGTRSEAPQAVTKINYAGVPAIAVFSSTFIGLVCCVINYVFPGKVFGLLLSSTGSIALLVYLVIAFSQLRLRHKLEAAGAEIPFKMWLFPWLTWFVIIIILSVLAYMFLSPAYSYETTLSLGVTSLVVVCGLFVTRKRKATGAVAMNLD; encoded by the coding sequence ATGAATAATGATACAACAAAAAAATTAGGCGAAGGACTTTCAAATCGCCATATCACAATGATTAGTATTGGCGGTGTTATTGGCGCAGGTTTATTTGTCGGTTCATCCTCTGCAATTGCCAAGGCCGGCCCAGCAGTAATTCTTGCATACCTGATTACCAGCATTATGGTATTTCTGGTGATGCGGATGTTAGGTGAAATGGCCGTTTTAGAACCGGACACTGGTTCATTTTCTACATATGCCCGTAAAGCGATTGGCCCTTGGGCAGGCTTTACCATTGGTTGGTTATATTGGTGGTTTTGGGTGCTTGCGATTCCGGTTGAAGCCATTGCGGGTGCTGAGATTTTACATTCGTGGTTTCCGAACATTTCTGTTTCTATCTACGCATTTTGTTTTATTGTATTTCTAAGCTTAGCTAATTTTTTTAGTACCAAAAGTTTTGGTGAGTTTGAGTTCTGGTTCTCTTTAGTCAAAGTAGTGGCTATTATTGGTTTCATTGTTATTGGTATTTTGGCAATTTCAGGTATTTGGCCTTTAGCTAAAAATGTTAGCGGTGTTGCCAATTTATACAATAATGCTGGTTTTATGCCGCACGGTATGGGCGGAATTTTATCTGCTATTTTAATTACGGCATTTTCATTCTTTGGTGTAGAAATTGTCTCAATTGCCGCAGCAGAATCATCAAACCCTAAACAGAAAATTAGACGTGCAACGAATCTCGTGTTGTACCGCATTATTCTTTTCTTCGTGGTCTCAATGTTTATTGCCGTTTCACTTGTCGATTGGCGTTCACCAGATTTACAGAAGTACGGGACATTCCAATACGTTTTAATGAGCTTGAACGTACCAGGTACTAAACTCATCATTGATACGGTTGTATTTATTGCTGTTGCGAGTTGTATGAATGCCGCAATTTATACGTCCTCTCGTATGCTATTTCGTTTAGGCACTCGTAGTGAAGCCCCACAAGCCGTAACTAAAATTAATTATGCGGGCGTACCTGCAATTGCAGTATTTTCTTCAACTTTTATTGGTTTAGTGTGTTGTGTTATTAACTATGTATTCCCCGGAAAAGTATTTGGCTTATTGCTTTCAAGCACAGGGTCAATTGCTTTACTGGTGTACTTGGTTATTGCTTTCTCCCAACTACGTTTAAGACATAAGTTAGAAGCAGCTGGAGCGGAAATACCATTTAAAATGTGGTTATTTCCATGGCTTACTTGGTTTGTGATTATTATTATTTTAAGTGTGCTGGCTTATATGTTCTTATCGCCAGCATATAGTTATGAAACCACTTTATCTTTAGGTGTAACTTCGCTTGTGGTGGTTTGTGGGTTGTTTGTCACGCGAAAGCGTAAAGCAACCGGAGCGGTTGCCATGAATTTAGATTAA
- a CDS encoding HlyD family secretion protein, whose protein sequence is MSTLEAQDTTHTEPPKLTKVQFLKKHWVMAIAFIIVLASILWVLKLIFLPSSVIETDDARVDVEYSTIAPKVSGNIEEIYIKDHQTVKKGQLLARIDARDYQAALAEAESNYAKAQADLSEAMLAVDRQPTVIRETEAQLRKVEAGIKLTKDNTARYEQLQALGAESRLITQQSKTTLTEQYADLDSSKEKVIDAQYQLNQYKIQVQAKQAALKQAQAALDKAKLNLSYTEVRAPIDGMIGQKSANVGNFVSAGNPLMVVVPLDQVYVEANFREIELKKIKIGQPVNVYVDAYNVELKGVVDSFSPSTGAFFSPISATNATGNFTKIVQRLPLRIKLIENQKDVKLLRPGLSVLVSIDTTK, encoded by the coding sequence ATGAGTACTCTCGAAGCCCAAGACACCACCCATACCGAACCGCCCAAGTTAACCAAGGTGCAATTTCTCAAAAAGCATTGGGTTATGGCTATTGCGTTTATTATTGTCTTAGCATCTATTTTGTGGGTTTTAAAACTTATATTTTTACCCTCTTCGGTTATTGAAACAGACGATGCACGTGTAGATGTAGAGTACTCAACCATTGCCCCAAAAGTATCTGGCAACATTGAGGAAATTTACATTAAAGATCACCAGACCGTAAAAAAAGGCCAACTTTTAGCAAGGATTGATGCACGTGATTATCAAGCTGCTTTGGCTGAGGCAGAATCTAATTATGCAAAAGCACAAGCTGACCTGAGTGAAGCAATGCTCGCAGTGGATAGACAACCGACTGTTATTCGAGAAACTGAAGCACAGCTGAGAAAAGTAGAAGCCGGAATTAAACTCACCAAAGACAATACGGCACGTTATGAGCAATTACAGGCACTTGGGGCCGAGTCTAGATTAATTACCCAGCAATCTAAGACTACATTGACTGAACAATATGCCGACTTAGACAGCAGTAAAGAAAAAGTGATTGATGCACAGTATCAGCTCAACCAATACAAGATTCAGGTACAAGCCAAACAAGCTGCCCTTAAACAAGCACAAGCGGCACTTGATAAAGCAAAACTGAATTTGAGCTATACAGAAGTACGTGCACCTATTGATGGCATGATTGGTCAAAAGTCAGCTAACGTAGGTAACTTTGTGAGCGCTGGTAATCCACTCATGGTGGTTGTTCCTTTAGATCAGGTTTATGTAGAAGCCAACTTCCGTGAAATTGAATTAAAAAAGATTAAAATCGGACAACCAGTTAATGTCTATGTAGATGCTTATAACGTTGAATTAAAAGGTGTGGTAGACAGCTTCTCTCCATCTACTGGCGCATTTTTCTCTCCGATTTCAGCGACCAACGCCACCGGTAACTTTACCAAGATCGTTCAACGCCTACCTTTACGAATCAAGCTTATTGAAAATCAAAAAGACGTTAAATTATTACGTCCAGGTTTATCTGTTTTAGTCTCTATTGATACGACTAAATAG
- the yhcA gene encoding MFS transporter: MNTKPLIGLAGAIFAAMTVEFNNRITSITLVDIRGAMGISVDSGYWVNSIYASAMIIGMILSTSWAVIFSMRRVLLFAIGLCLFSSVLIPFSPNIEIFYLLRGLQGLANGLTIPLLMACALRFLGPDIRLWGLACYALTATFFPNLSAALSAFYLDVVGWKMIFFQTIPFCALSAALVYFGIPQDPLNYSRIKTYDWMGAILAIISLASLSTMLLHGNHLDWFHSQLICVLALISAITLPWFFIHEWRYPSPLIKPQMLEIRNFAYAVFALFCFVIIGMSTSTLPLNYLSAVHGYKPTQTMWIGLQIAALQFIYIPIVVKLLNQAWVDSRYVHGFGLLLVIAGCLGASQLDTTWNQEQFYFWHAISCLGQTCVVLSLLMMGTNSVHPTMAIYASPMINTPRAISGVLGVCILDWVNRVRGEYHSTRLIENTAQHVFQNIQGPVINPLTPPVLTANGADRVSGGLSALNSAIQAQQSVLVISDQYLILAGLTAILFIVMLILPVRTYPPRIALIKLMNSHNSGKSL; this comes from the coding sequence ATGAATACAAAACCACTCATCGGTTTAGCAGGTGCAATATTTGCTGCAATGACTGTTGAATTTAATAACCGAATTACCAGCATTACTTTAGTCGACATTCGAGGTGCAATGGGCATTAGTGTCGACTCCGGTTATTGGGTCAACAGTATTTACGCCAGTGCAATGATTATTGGAATGATCCTGTCTACGAGTTGGGCAGTCATTTTTTCTATGCGCAGAGTTCTTCTTTTTGCTATAGGACTTTGCCTTTTTTCTAGCGTTTTAATTCCTTTTAGTCCAAATATCGAAATCTTTTATCTATTACGTGGCTTACAAGGCCTCGCCAATGGTTTAACCATTCCTTTACTCATGGCCTGTGCGCTTAGATTTTTAGGACCTGATATTCGACTATGGGGATTAGCCTGCTATGCATTAACTGCGACGTTCTTTCCCAACTTAAGTGCCGCGCTTTCTGCTTTTTATTTAGATGTGGTTGGTTGGAAAATGATATTTTTCCAAACCATTCCTTTTTGTGCGCTAAGCGCTGCTCTCGTTTATTTTGGGATTCCCCAAGATCCATTGAATTATTCAAGAATAAAAACTTACGATTGGATGGGTGCCATTTTAGCGATTATTAGCTTAGCGAGCCTGAGCACAATGTTGTTGCATGGCAATCATTTAGATTGGTTCCATTCCCAATTAATTTGTGTATTAGCCTTAATTAGTGCGATTACTTTACCTTGGTTTTTCATACATGAATGGCGTTATCCGTCACCATTGATTAAACCGCAAATGCTCGAAATTCGAAATTTTGCTTATGCTGTTTTCGCACTCTTTTGCTTTGTCATTATTGGTATGTCCACAAGCACACTACCACTCAATTACTTAAGTGCTGTACATGGCTATAAACCTACTCAGACCATGTGGATTGGCTTACAAATTGCTGCATTGCAATTTATCTATATTCCTATTGTTGTGAAGCTTTTAAATCAAGCTTGGGTGGATAGCCGATATGTACACGGGTTTGGTTTACTTCTGGTCATTGCTGGTTGCCTAGGTGCAAGTCAACTTGATACTACATGGAATCAAGAGCAGTTTTATTTTTGGCATGCCATCTCATGTCTGGGGCAAACCTGTGTCGTGCTCTCACTCTTAATGATGGGAACAAACAGCGTTCACCCAACCATGGCAATTTATGCATCACCAATGATTAATACCCCGCGTGCGATTAGCGGTGTACTGGGTGTGTGTATTTTGGACTGGGTCAATCGAGTTCGCGGTGAATATCATTCAACCCGGCTGATTGAAAATACAGCCCAACATGTTTTTCAAAATATTCAAGGTCCTGTTATTAATCCTCTTACCCCGCCTGTGCTCACCGCAAATGGCGCAGATCGTGTTTCCGGTGGTTTATCTGCCTTAAATTCTGCGATTCAAGCGCAACAATCAGTTTTAGTTATTAGCGATCAATATCTCATCTTAGCTGGCCTTACCGCTATTTTGTTCATCGTGATGTTGATTTTGCCAGTTCGAACTTATCCGCCACGTATTGCTCTCATTAAGTTAATGAATAGTCATAACTCAGGAAAATCTTTATGA
- a CDS encoding TetR/AcrR family transcriptional regulator, translated as MSGLTKAHEKDQKILDAATKFFLIHGFSGTTTDMIQKEAGVSKATMYGCYKNKEAMFAAVIERQCTNMQEQIILVETQAKNLRSALTEIGKTYLCFILSHSGLAFFRVCIAEAVRFPELSEKFFEVGPQRLANIIAGYLEKSVRQGEIELSSSSEVAANIFLSLLRSDAHLKCLTHPDYLISENEISTWVEYAVDLFLKNINYKPN; from the coding sequence ATGTCTGGTTTAACGAAAGCTCATGAAAAAGATCAAAAAATTCTGGATGCAGCAACAAAGTTTTTTTTGATCCACGGCTTTAGTGGCACAACGACAGACATGATTCAAAAGGAAGCGGGGGTTTCAAAAGCAACAATGTATGGTTGCTATAAGAATAAAGAAGCGATGTTTGCGGCCGTAATTGAACGTCAATGTACCAACATGCAAGAGCAAATTATTTTAGTCGAGACACAAGCTAAAAACTTACGCTCAGCTTTAACCGAGATTGGAAAAACTTATCTTTGTTTTATATTGTCGCATTCAGGGTTGGCATTTTTTAGGGTTTGTATTGCGGAAGCAGTAAGATTTCCAGAGTTATCCGAAAAATTCTTTGAAGTTGGGCCGCAAAGGCTTGCAAATATCATTGCAGGATATCTAGAAAAATCCGTTAGACAGGGCGAAATTGAATTAAGCTCTTCTTCAGAAGTTGCTGCGAATATATTTTTATCGTTATTAAGAAGTGATGCTCATCTAAAATGTTTGACGCATCCTGATTATTTAATATCAGAGAATGAAATTAGCACTTGGGTTGAATATGCAGTTGATTTATTTTTAAAAAATATCAATTACAAACCAAATTAA
- a CDS encoding aldehyde dehydrogenase (NADP(+)), which yields MTIIGHNFIGGSRSAQGTTLLKSIHATTGEALPYEFHHATEQEVNQACEAASQAFKTYRHTTPEQRAVFLENIADELDALGTDFLEIVSQETALPLARLQGERGRTSGQMRLFAKVLRRGDFLGARIDTALPERQPLPRPDLRQIKIGVGPVAVFGASNFPLAFSTAGGDTASALAAGCSVVVKAHSGHMATADFVAQAIERAVEKSSMPKGVFNMIYGNGVGEPLVKHPLIQAVGFTGSLRGGRALCDMAAARPQPIPVFAEMSSINPMLMLPEALKNRGEKIAQDLADSVVLGCGQFCTNPGLILGIKSAEFTQLISNLTDIMGAKPAQTMLNAGTLKSYAAGLEHLTQHQGIKHLAGQTQQGNQAQPQLFKADVKLLLAGDQLLQEEIFGPTTVIIEVEDKAQLIQALQSMNGQLTATLIADEADLNEFANVVPVLEEKAGRLLINGYPTGVEVCDAMVHGGPYPATSDARGTSVGTLAIDRYLRPVCYQNYPQSLLPEALKDSNPLQILRLVNGEMTREAI from the coding sequence ATGACCATTATCGGACACAACTTTATTGGTGGTTCACGCAGCGCACAAGGTACAACCTTATTAAAAAGTATTCATGCTACGACTGGTGAAGCTCTGCCTTATGAGTTTCACCATGCAACCGAGCAAGAAGTGAATCAGGCTTGTGAAGCAGCCAGTCAAGCGTTTAAGACTTACCGCCATACCACACCTGAACAGCGTGCTGTTTTTTTAGAAAACATTGCCGATGAACTCGATGCTCTAGGTACAGATTTTCTTGAAATCGTCTCACAGGAAACTGCTTTGCCACTTGCACGTTTGCAAGGTGAACGTGGTCGTACCAGTGGACAAATGCGCCTGTTCGCCAAAGTATTACGCCGTGGTGATTTTTTAGGTGCCCGTATTGATACTGCCTTACCTGAGCGTCAACCTTTACCACGCCCAGACCTGCGCCAGATTAAAATCGGTGTTGGCCCTGTGGCAGTCTTTGGGGCAAGTAACTTTCCTTTAGCATTCTCAACTGCGGGTGGTGACACTGCTTCTGCACTAGCGGCTGGTTGCTCTGTAGTGGTGAAAGCCCATAGTGGACATATGGCGACAGCAGATTTTGTAGCGCAGGCAATCGAACGTGCCGTAGAAAAATCAAGTATGCCAAAAGGTGTATTTAACATGATCTACGGTAATGGTGTGGGTGAACCTTTAGTGAAGCATCCTTTAATACAGGCTGTGGGTTTTACAGGTTCACTACGTGGTGGTCGCGCTCTATGTGACATGGCCGCAGCCCGTCCACAGCCGATCCCCGTATTTGCTGAAATGAGCAGTATTAATCCGATGCTGATGTTGCCAGAAGCCTTAAAAAACCGTGGTGAAAAGATTGCACAGGACTTGGCAGATTCGGTTGTTTTAGGCTGTGGTCAGTTCTGTACCAATCCGGGTTTAATCTTGGGAATTAAATCAGCCGAGTTTACTCAGCTCATTAGCAACCTAACCGATATTATGGGGGCTAAGCCTGCACAGACTATGCTGAATGCCGGAACCTTAAAAAGTTATGCAGCGGGTCTTGAGCACTTGACCCAGCATCAAGGCATTAAGCATTTGGCAGGTCAAACTCAACAAGGCAATCAGGCACAGCCACAACTGTTTAAAGCGGATGTTAAACTTTTATTAGCAGGCGACCAGCTTCTGCAAGAGGAAATCTTTGGGCCAACCACAGTCATTATTGAAGTTGAAGATAAAGCCCAACTCATTCAAGCCCTACAAAGCATGAATGGTCAGCTGACTGCGACTTTAATTGCCGATGAAGCTGACTTAAACGAGTTTGCAAATGTGGTTCCTGTGCTAGAGGAAAAAGCTGGTCGATTACTCATAAACGGTTACCCAACGGGTGTGGAAGTGTGTGATGCAATGGTACACGGCGGACCATATCCGGCGACTTCAGATGCACGAGGCACTTCTGTTGGAACCTTGGCCATTGACCGCTACTTAAGACCTGTGTGTTACCAGAACTACCCGCAAAGTTTATTGCCGGAAGCCTTAAAAGACAGCAACCCATTGCAGATTTTAAGACTTGTGAATGGTGAGATGACCAGAGAAGCGATCTAA
- a CDS encoding IlvD/Edd family dehydratase encodes MNDQNKRIFLRSQEWFDDPEHADMTALYVERYMNYGLTRAELQSGRPIIGIAQTGSDLTPCNRHHKELAERVKAGIRDAGGIPMEFPVHPIAEQTRRPTAALDRNLAYLGLVEILHGYPLDGVVLTTGCDKTTPACLMAAATTDLPAIVLSGGPMLDGHFKGELIGSGTVLWHARNLLATGEIDYEGFMEMTTSASPSVGHCNTMGTALSMNALAEALGMSLPTCASIPAPYRERGQMAYMTGKRICEMVLEDLRPSKIMNKQSFENAIAVASALGASSNCPPHLIAIARHMGIELSLEDWQHVGENIPLIVNCMPAGKYLGEGFHRAGGVPAVLHELQKAGVLHEDCASVSGKTIGEIAKNAKTSNADVIFPYEQPLKHGAGFIVLSGNFFDSAIMKMSVVGEAFKKTYLSDPNNENSFEARAIVFEGPEDYHARINDPALNIDEHCILVIRGAGTVGYPGSAEVVNMAPPAELIKKGIDSLPCLGDGRQSGTSASPSILNMSPEAAVGGGIALLKTNDRLRIDLNKRSVNVLISDEELEQRRREWKPTVSPSQTPWQEMYRNMVGQLSTGGCLEPATLYMRVVNQDNLPRHSH; translated from the coding sequence ATGAATGATCAAAATAAACGGATTTTTTTACGTAGCCAAGAATGGTTTGATGATCCTGAACATGCCGACATGACAGCACTTTATGTTGAGCGTTATATGAATTATGGCCTGACCCGTGCCGAGCTACAATCCGGCCGCCCGATTATTGGGATTGCACAAACTGGCAGTGATTTAACTCCATGTAACCGTCACCACAAAGAACTTGCTGAACGGGTTAAAGCGGGTATTCGAGATGCGGGTGGTATTCCCATGGAATTCCCTGTCCACCCGATTGCGGAACAAACCCGTCGTCCAACTGCTGCACTTGACCGCAACTTAGCCTATTTAGGTTTAGTTGAAATCTTACATGGTTATCCACTTGATGGCGTGGTGCTGACTACTGGCTGTGACAAAACTACTCCTGCATGTTTAATGGCAGCCGCAACAACAGATTTACCAGCCATTGTTTTATCTGGTGGACCAATGCTAGATGGTCACTTTAAGGGTGAATTAATTGGCTCAGGCACGGTGCTTTGGCATGCAAGAAATTTACTTGCCACGGGTGAAATTGACTATGAAGGGTTCATGGAAATGACCACTTCAGCATCGCCTTCAGTCGGACATTGCAACACCATGGGCACTGCACTTTCTATGAATGCTTTAGCAGAAGCGTTGGGTATGTCTTTACCGACATGTGCAAGTATTCCGGCGCCGTATCGTGAACGTGGGCAAATGGCCTATATGACAGGCAAAAGAATTTGTGAAATGGTTCTAGAAGATTTACGCCCATCTAAAATCATGAACAAACAATCATTTGAAAATGCCATTGCGGTAGCCTCAGCATTAGGCGCATCAAGTAACTGTCCTCCTCACCTCATTGCAATTGCTCGTCATATGGGTATTGAGCTGAGTTTAGAAGACTGGCAACATGTTGGGGAAAACATTCCGCTCATTGTGAATTGCATGCCTGCGGGTAAATATTTGGGTGAAGGTTTCCATCGTGCGGGTGGTGTTCCTGCCGTTTTACACGAATTACAAAAAGCTGGTGTATTACATGAAGACTGTGCATCAGTCAGCGGTAAAACAATAGGTGAAATTGCTAAAAATGCAAAAACCTCAAATGCCGATGTCATTTTTCCTTATGAACAACCTCTTAAACATGGTGCCGGTTTTATTGTGCTCAGTGGTAATTTCTTTGACAGCGCCATTATGAAAATGTCTGTAGTGGGCGAAGCATTTAAAAAAACCTATTTATCAGATCCAAACAATGAAAATAGCTTCGAAGCACGTGCAATCGTTTTTGAAGGTCCCGAAGACTACCACGCAAGAATTAACGACCCTGCCTTAAACATTGATGAACATTGTATTTTAGTCATTCGTGGCGCAGGTACAGTGGGTTATCCGGGCAGTGCTGAAGTCGTCAATATGGCTCCACCAGCAGAGTTAATTAAAAAAGGGATTGATTCACTGCCTTGCTTAGGAGATGGCCGCCAAAGTGGAACTTCTGCCAGCCCATCTATTCTCAATATGTCACCCGAAGCGGCTGTAGGCGGTGGGATAGCCTTACTTAAAACCAATGACCGTTTACGTATTGATTTAAATAAACGTTCTGTCAACGTGCTCATTTCTGACGAAGAGTTAGAACAACGCCGCCGTGAATGGAAACCGACGGTATCTCCATCTCAAACACCTTGGCAAGAAATGTATCGCAACATGGTAGGTCAATTATCTACTGGTGGTTGTTTGGAACCCGCAACTTTATATATGCGAGTCGTAAACCAAGACAACCTTCCAAGACACTCTCATTAA
- a CDS encoding fumarylacetoacetate hydrolase family protein has product MNFTLNSQNSLPDDATQGCLIGRAWIPNQISGPSPILLKGDQVFDISEKFHTISQLLESSDPLKALSEIEGKLVGSIDDLFANTVAEPDINKAYFLAPIDLQVIKAAGVTFAASMLERVIEEQAGGDAQKAQSIREIVQGVIGDNLKTIEPGSEKALQLKEYLIEQKMWSQYLEVGIGTDAEIFTKAPVLAAVGTGQNIGIHPKSEWNNPEPEVVLVANSHGKILGATLGNDVNLRDFEGRSALLLSKAKDNNASCAIGPFIRLFDHTFTLNDIRACDVELKIEGTDNFVLNGVSSMSQISRDPEDLIQQTLNENHQYPDGFVLFLGTLFAPTQDREQAGAGFTHKVGDVVRIHSPKLGTLYNTVMTSDKATPWNFGINALMRNLKQRELL; this is encoded by the coding sequence ATGAACTTTACGTTAAATTCCCAGAACTCATTACCAGACGACGCTACCCAAGGATGTTTAATTGGTCGCGCGTGGATTCCAAATCAAATTTCCGGTCCATCTCCAATTCTTTTAAAAGGTGATCAGGTTTTTGATATTTCTGAAAAGTTCCACACGATTTCCCAGTTACTTGAGAGTTCAGATCCTTTAAAAGCTTTATCTGAAATTGAAGGAAAATTAGTTGGATCAATTGATGATTTATTTGCCAACACAGTCGCTGAACCAGATATCAACAAGGCATATTTTTTAGCCCCTATTGACCTGCAAGTGATTAAAGCAGCTGGTGTTACTTTTGCCGCAAGCATGTTAGAACGAGTGATTGAAGAGCAAGCGGGCGGCGATGCACAAAAAGCCCAATCCATCCGTGAAATTGTACAAGGCGTAATTGGCGATAATTTAAAAACAATTGAACCCGGTTCTGAAAAAGCGCTGCAACTCAAAGAATATTTAATTGAACAAAAAATGTGGTCTCAATATCTTGAGGTGGGTATTGGTACCGACGCTGAAATTTTTACCAAAGCACCTGTTTTAGCAGCCGTAGGAACGGGTCAAAATATTGGTATTCACCCAAAGTCTGAGTGGAATAATCCAGAACCGGAAGTTGTATTGGTTGCAAATAGCCACGGTAAAATTTTAGGTGCGACTTTAGGTAATGATGTGAATTTACGGGACTTTGAAGGCCGTAGTGCCTTACTGTTGAGTAAAGCCAAAGATAACAATGCATCTTGTGCAATTGGACCGTTTATTCGCCTTTTTGATCATACTTTTACTTTAAATGATATCCGTGCTTGCGATGTTGAACTGAAAATTGAAGGGACAGATAACTTTGTGCTTAATGGTGTGAGTTCTATGTCTCAAATTAGCCGTGACCCGGAAGATTTAATTCAACAAACACTGAATGAAAATCACCAATATCCAGACGGTTTCGTTTTGTTTTTGGGTACTTTATTTGCACCTACTCAAGATCGAGAACAAGCTGGGGCTGGCTTTACCCATAAAGTTGGAGATGTGGTTCGTATTCATTCACCTAAACTCGGCACTCTATACAACACGGTCATGACCAGTGACAAAGCAACGCCGTGGAATTTTGGAATAAATGCTTTGATGCGTAATTTAAAGCAACGTGAATTACTATAA